The genome window TCCCGTAAACCCAGAGGCAAAACATGCCAACTCCAAGCCCTCCACCGAGAAGCCAACGCTGCCCGTCTTCAAACTCTTCAATCGCTGTGCTCGCAGCTGCGATGTGGCCTCCGATGAGAAACGATGCTGATAGAGGTAGATgcaagagaaagaagccaaaggctGTCCAGGCAGATCGTCGAATCGGATGTGTTGCTTGAATACTGCCATCGCCACTGGAATAGACCCAGTTCAGCACGAACGCAATAATCAGCGTGCAGACAGCCTTTGCGTACCCTGAAGTCAAGCCAATGCCTGTCTTATTGCCAACAATGATGCTGTACACAAACTCGCcgagaatgatgatgaagaaagcGCCCATCCGGTCAATCTCGTGCGCAATGTCAACAGCAGTACTGTAAGTCAGATGtagcttggccttgatccAGGGACTCAGAGTAAGCGCCCATGTCGCCTCTTGATAGAAGATGCCCACGGCGACGATGGCGGCTTTTGCACGAATGCTTATGTCCTCAAGGAAGAGCGGAATGGTGATTAGAAGACCGACAAACATGAAACCAGCCATGATCCGAGCCTGTGTGCGGTGCTGATACGCTGCGAACGAGGTGACGAGGAAAACATTGAGGGTAGTGAAGCGGGCTACGAGGTACGCTCCAGCAGTAGTCCGCATCGCTGTaatatcctcat of Fusarium oxysporum Fo47 chromosome I, complete sequence contains these proteins:
- a CDS encoding bacterial low temperature requirement A protein-domain-containing protein, which codes for MNCNELQEHSKADCFLVKKPRALQWFYKGQLIKEKEEERQAGRFELFLDLLYVAIVANFSDELAEHPDGAHLAKYILIFAPAWHIWADLREIMNSYYTDDLLQRLVILWVMALLVLYANNANDADEDITAMRTTAGAYLVARFTTLNVFLVTSFAAYQHRTQARIMAGFMFVGLLITIPLFLEDISIRAKAAIVAVGIFYQEATWALTLSPWIKAKLHLTYSTAVDIAHEIDRMGAFFIIILGEFVYSIIVGNKTGIGLTSGYAKAVCTLIIAFVLNWVYSSGDGSIQATHPIRRSAWTAFGFFLLHLPLSASFLIGGHIAAASTAIEEFEDGQRWLLGGGLGVGMFCLWVYGMLYRVEGECTLFMGQTTRISMRLIIAIILVVIPESHNHLNAESFMFVIMALFAFLLIWETIGGLSRTSKFFEPWTNRNPPPEEDDREGLAGE